The nucleotide sequence AGTTTGGCTCAGGAACATGAAGGATATCAGCTCGTGCACAAACTGGAAGTAAACATATACTGGACAAGGGCAATGGACAGGTGTGCTGCCAGAAATTCGCAGCAAATACACAATAAGACTCACAGTACAACAATCGAGTCATTGGTACAAGAAAATGGAAGACAAATCTGTGCATACACAGATAATGTTTGGGGCAGAACTGAGCAGGAATGTTTTAAACCTGTGGACCAGTCATGTCCAGAACTGTGGGAACAATGGAATGGCTCAAATCTGGGATTCGACCACTACTCAAAATTACAGGACCAATGCAGTAAATCGTGTAGAACCAATCGTACACAAAAAACATGGTACAACAATGTACAAGAGACAACACAATGCTTGTATGACAATAAAAATGGATGCTCATTTCACTCAAATGACAAATCTGGGCGGCTGCATTCATGtgaaggaaggaacaaaagcaaatGTTGGGACACTCAAAGAACAGACAATATTCATGTTCGAATCCTTATGAAGGAGAACATGATAAAGCAGGGAGATATCACACGTACTGACCATACTTTGCTTCAAACAAGCTCGTCAAGCCAGATGGAGCAACAATACCAAGTATGTTGTATTCGTCGGCGGCTACTGAGATTACAAAGTATAATTTTCCAGATTATACATCATCACATTAGGCGCGTTATTAGTATACAAATTGTACTATCAATGATGAGTATTATACTTAACATTGGTAATAGGATTTATGTGCGTCTTATATTTTACTTCTTTCATCGTTCAAGACCACCGGAATTGTTGTAATAGTTGTAATtctctatttttacttttatatatataaaattagccctaggcacttgcctagaggattgccaaaaaaaaaaacttttctttgACCAATAATCAGCAAAACAGCAAATAATTTTAAGTAAATTTAATGTTTGTAGCATTATATGAACTAATCTTGAATTACATGGAAAGTGAATGCTCAATATGTTTGGGATCCTATGAAGACAAGAAATTGTTAAAGTTATGCCTAAATATTACCATAGATTTCATTCTGCATGCCTTGATAAGTGACTTGGTAATCGTTAAACTTGTCCCCTTTGAAGTTCTTCTATTGATTCTTCTACTAGCATTTTAAGTTGTCCGAATTGATACTCATCTACCTAAGTTATGCATGTAGATTCAAATTTCATCTCTATTATATAGGAATTGATTCAAACAATGACGATATTAAGATATAAACAATATAATAATGTCTTTTACTCTTGTAATTTGAATATTATCTATCCTTTTCTGGTTGTGGTTGCCTATTAttgatatttttctttatttgttttattttccttATAGGACTCACTCTTTATTGTGATAGCTGCGTGTTCACACGCTTTAGTAACAAATCACTGTGTGGTAAGTACTGCTCTTCTActaaatttattttaacaaaaaatatttttctcttaccTTCTTCGTATTAAAGAGGAGGTGTTGACCAGAGCATCAAAAGTTTTTGATTTTGGAAATAGCATTCCCTCTGTCTATCTTAGTCGTttgtcatttatttatttttattattgtttttgatGAGTAAAGAATTTACTCATTTTATTCATTTCAGGTCATCTCATCATACTTTAACTCTTTTCAACTAAAGGTAATTTATTATATTCAGAATCAATTATGAAATTTATATCATTATCTGAGTTGCTTTTGTTTGTGATATATGTCAGTATGATTAAACTTACATTACTTATAAGCATATCATTATAAGTAGCTAAAATTTTAGTGTTTTCCTTTTTAGCCTTAGTAATAAGAAAAATATCTTGGCAATAGATAAATTGCCTTAATGGTAAATAGAAACCATGAAAATGACCGGACTTTTGGAAAATCACATGCTGACAAAAGGGCTAGGAGACGCGAATTATATACATTGATACCATCTGATAAAAAAGAGGCCCTTTTGGTATGACGACGTGCAAACAGAGCTTAATTAAAAAGACGACGGCCTACTGAATCTTCAATTAGTATTGATGCAGCTAACGCATCAACCTCTAATGCTGGCAATGTTTCTACCAACCAAAGTTCTCTTATTATAAAAGACCCATTGCCTTTTTCAAGGAAAAGAACAGGTATGACTAAAAATCAAGCTTTATTTAAACTACATCTACTAAGAACAATAGTGATTATCTTTTTTTTGGGTTAATAATCTACTCAATACTAGAGTCTTCATATGCAGGGAATGTTTTCACAGAACCTGGTTGTTCGAGTTGTATGCAAGCAGAAAATACTTATGTTAAATTAAAAGAAGTACCGAAATGCCAATTTTGTGGAGCAAAAAAATTTGAATATGAACCGCCTGCATTCTGTTGTGGTAACGGTTCTATTCAACTAATTTCACATGAAATGCCAACAGAGTTAAGAAACCTTTATTTGGGAAATAGTGAGGAATCAAAACATTTTCGAACTTACATTAGAACATACAATAACATATTTGCGTTCACATCCCTTGGTGTAACTTATGATAAAGAGCTAGCAAAAAGAAATATGGTATCTATACATTCCGTATTCAAGGGCAAATGTATCATTTCATAAATGACTTGATACCAActgatcaaaaaggaaaaaacctTCAGTTATACTTCTTTGATAGTGAAAATGAAGTGAGAAATCGAATGGCATGTTCAATAAACTGAATGAAGATATTGTAAAAAGTTTGATGAATATACTAAAAATTAATCCATACTCAATGTTTATGAAATCCTTAATAAATATTCCACAATTATCTAATTTCTACATTGCGCTTAAGAGTGATGCTGGTTTAGATCAACGAGTATACAATTTACCAACTGTATCAGAAGTTGCAGGTATATGGGTCGAACAAGATATCAATAATTCTATTCCTGCATCGCATATCCGTATATATACAAAAAGTGATAGAAGTCAGTTGGTTAATTATTATTATGGTTGTTATGATCCATTACAATATCCATTATTGTTTCCTTACGGTCAAAATGGATGGCATTGTGGTATTAAGAAAATTAAGCATTCTACTGGTAAATCAACACTGCGAATATACTGTGAACATGAACAATTACCGAGTATAATGAATATGTGTTCAATTGATGGATTACTCGATGGAAGCTGAGGTTATGCAAAAAGGAAAACGAAAAAGAGACAATGTTTCTTGTCGTGAATATTATTGTTACAAACTTCAAATAAGAGATGATGAAAATATACTTTTACATGCTGGAAGATTATTTCAACAATATATTGTGGATGAATGGATAAAAGTTGAAACCCAAAGATTAGACTTTGCAACTTTCAATCAGGATTTATTCAGATTTGATGTATTAGGTGGGCTCTTAGATATTCTACGATGTGGGGAAAGAGAAGCTTCACAGGTTGGAAAACAAAAAATACTCCCACTTAGCTTTACAGGAGGCCCAAGAGATATGCGTCGAAGGTATATGGATGCTATTGCATTAGTGCAATGGTTTGGAAAACCAGATATATTTTTGACTATGACGTGTAGTCCTTCTTGGcctgaaataaaagaaaacattCTGACGATAGATGAAACACAAAATAGACCCAATTTAATTAGTCGAGAATTTCGAGCAAAACTAGAAGAGTTGAAAAAGGATATTCTCAAAACACAAATATTTGGTAAAGTCGCAACATTTATGTATACAGTGGAATTTCAAAAGCGGGGACTTCCACATGCTCATTTTCTTATAAGACTTGATGAGGAATATAAATTACTAACTCCTGAAGCATATGATCGATTTGTATGTGCTGAATTACcggacaaaaaaaaaaatcctacaCTATATTCACTTGTTATAGATCATATGATGCACGGTCCATGTGGAgaattaaatccaacaaattCTTGCATGAAAATAAAGGGTCATTATAAATTTAAGTATCCAAAGGAGTTTGCAGAACAAacaactaaaggaaaaaattcatatCCAATTTATCGAAGACGAAACCCAGGAAAGAAAGTGCAAATAAGAGGACACCTTCTTGATAATTCATGGGTTGTTCCTTATAATCCATATTTACTTTGTAAGTTCAATTGTCATATGAATGTAGAAATTTGGTCTGATATTAAAGTTGTTAAGTACATTTATAAGTATATTTACAAAGGACATG is from Nicotiana tabacum cultivar K326 chromosome 18, ASM71507v2, whole genome shotgun sequence and encodes:
- the LOC107772267 gene encoding uncharacterized protein LOC107772267 isoform X1; this translates as MDYSMEAEVMQKGKRKRDNVSCREYYCYKLQIRDDENILLHAGRLFQQYIVDEWIKVETQRLDFATFNQDLFRFDVLGGLLDILRCGEREASQVGKQKILPLSFTGGPRDMRRRYMDAIALVQWFGKPDIFLTMTCSPSWPEIKENILTIDETQNRPNLISREFRAKLEELKKDILKTQIFGKVATFMYTVEFQKRGLPHAHFLIRLDEEYKLLTPEAYDRFVCAELPDKKKNPTLYSLVIDHMMHGPCGELNPTNSCMKIKGHYKFKYPKEFAEQTTKGKNSYPIYRRRNPGKKVQIRGHLLDNSWVVPYNPYLLCKFNCHMNVEIWSDIKVVKYIYKYIYKGHDKIAFHINANDTNIEIDEIKQYQSARGCHHLRLHDVYLLFLLVKCFQMYIIFSFILMDNNLFPSRIQTILVKL